One window of the Salvelinus fontinalis isolate EN_2023a chromosome 2, ASM2944872v1, whole genome shotgun sequence genome contains the following:
- the LOC129822385 gene encoding membrane-spanning 4-domains subfamily A member 4A-like, with protein sequence MSSSQTTTTNGVVVITHVYPYGNGVGVAGVTSTPHCLGQTVFSVLGSFRAGHPKALGTVQIMIGLMMLLTGIVMATAPWLDNIGVVSGIFVWGSIIYVVAGSLTVAADNKLNKCLVKGSLGMNVVATVTALTGIILHSLDSAGIMLYCDSTYDFCQQYWVRSQGISGVLAVFSLLEFIVSICVSSFACRAVCLCCRSTPEQVSSIGYQIPVPHGSMTPSNAPYPPQNNYETGNYPKVPEGDGMGTGFQQNHLPPQYTA encoded by the exons ATGTCCAGCTCTCAAACAACCACCACTAATGGGGTGGTGGTCATCACCCATGTCTACCCCTATGGGAACGGGGTGGGGGTCGCGGGGGTCACTTCTACCCCTCACTGTCTGGGACAGACGGTTTTCTCAGTGCTGGGAAGTTTCCGGGCAGGGCATCCAAAAGCGCTTGGG ACCGTACAGATCATGATTGGTTTGATGATGCTGTTAACAGGGATTGTGATGGCTACAGCCCCGTGGTTGGATAATATTGGAGTAGTCAGTGGAATATTTGTCTGGGGATCGATCATT TATGTAGTTGCAGgctctctcactgttgccgctgaCAACAAACTGAACAAATGTCTG GTGAAAGGCTCCCTGGGAATGAATGTTGTCGCCACGGTTACTGCTCTTACTGGCATCATCCTCCATTCTTTAGATAGTGCTGGGATCATGTTGTACTGTGACTCTACATACGATTTCTGTCAACAGTACTGG GTCAGGTCTCAGGGAATATCAGGTGTTTTGGCTGTTTTCTCCTTGCTGGAGTTCATAGTGTCCATTTGTGTCTCGTCATTCGCCTGCAGAGCTGTCTGCCTGTGCTGCCGTTCCACCCCTGAG CAAGTGTCCTCCATTGGGTATCAAATACCGGTACCTCATGGCAGCATGACTCCAAGCAACGCACCTTACCCTCCTCAGAACAACTACGAG ACTGGGAACTACCCGAAGGTTCCTGAGGGAGACGGTATGGGTACAGggtttcaacagaaccacctgcCTCCTCAATACACTGCCTGA
- the LOC129868960 gene encoding membrane-spanning 4-domains subfamily A member 4A-like, which translates to MSSSQTTTTNGVVVITHVYPYGNGMGVAGVASTPHCLGQTVFSVLGSFRAGHPKALGTVQIMIGLMMLLTGIVMAPAPCLDNIGVVSGIFVWGSIIYVVAGSLTVAADNKLNKCLVKGSLGMNVVATVTALTGIIHHSLDSAGIMFYCDSQYDFCQQYWVSSQRISGVLAVFSLLEFIVSICVSSFACRAVCLCCHSTPEQVSSIGYQIPVPHGSMTPSNAPYPPQNNYEV; encoded by the exons ATGTCCAGCTCTCAAACAACCACCACTAATGGGGTGGTGGTCATCACCCATGTCTACCCCTATGGGAACGGGATGGGGGTCGCGGGGGTCGCTTCTACCCCTCACTGTCTGGGACAGACGGTTTTCTCAGTGCTGGGAAGTTTCCGGGCAGGGCATCCAAAAGCGCTTGGG ACCGTACAGATCATGATTGGTTTGATGATGCTGTTAACAGGGATTGTGATGGCTCCAGCCCCGTGTTTGGATAATATTGGAGTAGTCAGTGGAATATTTGTCTGGGGATCGATCATT TATGTAGTTGCAGgctctctcactgttgccgctgaCAACAAATTGAACAAATGTCTG GTGAAAGGCTCCCTGGGAATGAATGTTGTCGCCACGGTTACTGCTCTTACTGGCATCATCCATCATTCTTTAGACAGTGCTGGGATCATGTTTTACTGTGACTCTCAATACGATTTCTGTCAACAGTACTGG GTCAGCTCCCAGAGAATATCAGGTGTTTTGGCTGTTTTCTCCTTGCTGGAGTTTATAGTGTCCATCTGTGTCTCGTCATTCGCCTGCAGAGCTGTCTGCCTGTGCTGCCATTCCACCCCTGAG CAAGTGTCCTCCATTGGGTATCAAATACCGGTACCTCATGGCAGCATGACTCCAAGCAACGCACCTTACCCTCCTCAGAACAACTACGAGGTATGA